A window of Candidatus Sulfotelmatobacter sp. genomic DNA:
GCCGGCATCGAAGTCGTGCTGGACGTCGTCTACAACCACACCGCCGAGGGCAACGAGCTGGGCCCGACGCTTTCGTTCAAGGGCATCGACAACGCGTCGTATTACCGGCTGGCCGAGGACAAGCGCTACTACGAGGACGTGACGGGCACCGGCAACACGCTCGACCTGCGCCATCCGCGCGTGCTGCAGATGGTGCTCGACTCGCTGCGCTATTGGGTCGAGGAGATGCACGTCGACGGCTTCCGCTTCGACCTCGCGCCGGCGCTGGCGCGCGAGCACGCCGGCTACGCGCGCGACGCCGCGTTCTTCAAGACCATCGCGCAAGACCCGGTCCTCTCGCGGGTCAAGCTCGTCGCCGAACCGTGGGACGTCGGCATGGGCGGCTACCAGCTGGGTAATTTCCCGCCGGGCTGGTCGGAGTGGAACGGCAAGTACCGCGATACCGTGCGGCGATTCTGGAAGGGCGACCTGGGCGTGCTGCCCGAGCTGGCCTCGCGGGTCGCCGGCTCGGCCGACCTCTTCGAGCATCAGGGGCGCCGGCCGCGCGCGGGGATCAACTTCGTCACCGTGCACGACGGCTTCACGCTGACCGACCTGGTGTCGTACGACCACAAGCACAACGAGGCGAACCACGAGGGCAACCGCGACGGCACCGACGACAACCAGAGCTGGAACTGCGGGGTCGAGGGGCCGACCGACGATCCGGCGATCGTCAGCCTGCGCGAGCGCCAGAAGCGCAACCTGCTGACGACGCTGCTGCTCTCGCTGGGCGTTCCGCTGCTGCTGGCGGGCGACGAGTTCGGGCGCACGCAGCGCGGGAACAACAACGCATATTGCCAGGACAACGAGATCTCGTGGATCGACTGGAACGCGCGCGGGCCGCACGATCTGGCGCTGGCCGACTTCGTCAAGACCCTGTTGCGGCTGCGCAGCCAGCACCCCGCCTTCCGGCGCGACGCGTTCTTCCGCGGCGAGGCCGTCGACGCGAGCGGCCGCAAGGACATCGCCTGGATGAAGCCCGACGGCCTCGAGATGACCGCCGATGATTGGACGCCGGAGCGGCGCACGATCGGCTTGTATTTCGGCGCGCGCCCGATGCTCTTCGTCGCCATGAACGCCTCGCCCGACGACCTGCGCTTCGCGCTGCCCGACGCGACCCGCGTGTCGTGGTCGCTGGTGCTCGACACCGCGATCGAGGGCGGCACGCCGCGCGACGTCCCCGGCGACGGCGTCGAGTCCTACGCGATGATCGG
This region includes:
- the glgX gene encoding glycogen debranching protein GlgX encodes the protein MTSSGRRRVGPGLPFPLGATWYGTGVNFALFSANAEKVELCLFDERGRRELERIVLPEYTDEVWHGYLPDLRPGTLYGYRVYGPYDPARGHRFNHHKLLLDPYAKALVGQLRWSDAHYGYRIGSQRGDLSFDRRDNASGMPKCAVVDTAFTWVGDKRPFVPWMQTVFYELHTRGFTMQHPEVPPALRGTFAGLAAPAVVSYLQDLGVTTVELLPVHAFIDDRRLVEQKLRNYWGYNSIGFFAPEPRYLQGGDPNEFKMLVKHLHEAGIEVVLDVVYNHTAEGNELGPTLSFKGIDNASYYRLAEDKRYYEDVTGTGNTLDLRHPRVLQMVLDSLRYWVEEMHVDGFRFDLAPALAREHAGYARDAAFFKTIAQDPVLSRVKLVAEPWDVGMGGYQLGNFPPGWSEWNGKYRDTVRRFWKGDLGVLPELASRVAGSADLFEHQGRRPRAGINFVTVHDGFTLTDLVSYDHKHNEANHEGNRDGTDDNQSWNCGVEGPTDDPAIVSLRERQKRNLLTTLLLSLGVPLLLAGDEFGRTQRGNNNAYCQDNEISWIDWNARGPHDLALADFVKTLLRLRSQHPAFRRDAFFRGEAVDASGRKDIAWMKPDGLEMTADDWTPERRTIGLYFGARPMLFVAMNASPDDLRFALPDATRVSWSLVLDTAIEGGTPRDVPGDGVESYAMIGRSLAVFAGTAR